TAATGTAGCACTCCCATCTTCTAAAAAACAAGTCCTGCGGCGCGCGCCGCATCCGCTACCGCCTTTATCCGTCCATGGTACCTGTATCCTCCTCTATCAAATACCACGTGCGTAATGTTATGCTTTTTTGCCTTTTCCGCAATTATGCGTCCAACCTCCCCGGCGCGATCCGTTTTTGTTTTTGCTGATACACCATCCCTGCTGTGCGCCGCCATAAGCGTTTTTCCGGCACCATCATCAATAAGCTGAACATACAATGAGCGATTTGATCGATACACCGAAAGACGCGGGCGCGAAGATATGCCTCGCACCGTTGCCCGTACTCGCTTATGTCTATGTATACGCTTGTTTGTTTGATTATTCATGATATGTTATTATCCTACTCCCGTCTTTTTACCGGCTTTGCGGCGAATATATTCGCCCCTGTATCGCACACCCTTCCCCTTATACGGTTCCGGCGGACGATAACTACGAATAATGGCCGCTACCTGACCTACCGTTTCCTTGTTAATACCTTTTACTTCAATGGAATTTTTTTCCGCCGTTATATCAATACCCTCGGGTGGAACAAACCGAACGGGATGAGAAAAGCCCAGCGCCAAAACGAGGTCGCTACCTTCCATGGCGGCACGGTATCCGACACCCTCAATATCCAATATTTTTGAAAATCCGTCTTTTACCCCATATATCATATTGCGTACAAGCATATATATAGTACCTACTAGGCTTCGTCCCTGCTTTGTGTTTTCCACCAACACCACAGAAAGCTCACGTGTGTCATCCATAATATCCACACGCACTTCCGACGGAATGGCGCGCGTAAGCTCTCCTTTAGGTCCTTTCACCAAAAGGACGCCCTCACTTAGAGAGATTGTTATTCCTTCCGGAATTTTAATGGGTTTTACTGCTAATCGTGGCATAATAACATTTAATCTATTACCATACTTCGCAAATAACCTCCCCTCCGATACTCATCTGCCTGGCCACCCGCGAAGACATAACGCCTCGGGATGTTGATACGATAAACGTACCGGCAATACCTTTCCGTGATGGATGCATATCCTCCGCCTTCCAATACATACGCTGACTTTGCTTACTAACGCGAGTTGCTCCATTTATTTTTCCGCGCCCCTGAGCATCATACGAAAGCAATACTTCGGCAACACGCTTTGTTTTTCGTCCGCGCTTTACGATATCCTCCACAAAACCAATTTCTTTCATCACACGCAAAACTTCTCCCTTAAACTTGGAAAACGGAATGGTTACTGTTTTTTTCTGCACCGCTTGAGCATTGCGTATGCGTACTAACATGTCTGCAATAGGGTCTATTACCATGATGATTTTTTAACGCCTGGTATTTCACCGCGCGAGGCAAGTTCGCGGAAACAAATGCGACAAAGATCAAATTCGCGCATGTATCCATGTTTACGACCACAACGAAAACATCTTCGTACGATTCGTGTTACAAACTTGGGTCTTTTTTCCGATCGTGCTATGACTGATGTCTTTGCCATGATAATAAATTAGATTATATACTACTTTTCCTCAACTTTCTTAAGCGGAAATCCTAATAATCGAATCAACTTGTCAGCTTTCTCACGTGTTTCCGCGCTTGTTACTATCGTAATTTCAAGTCCGAAAATTGTTTTGGTTTCTTCTCCTATAACTTCTGGAAATATAATATGTTCTTTGATTCCCAATGTTATATTTCCCCCCGCATCAACGGCTTTTGGATCAAGTCCGCGAAAATCTCGCGTACGCGGTATGGCGGAAGATACAAGACGTTCCAAAAAATCNNNNNNNNNNNTCCGACAATCTGTCCCTCACGTAATTTAAATATTGCGATGGATTTTCGCGCCGGACGCGGACTTGGTTTTTGACCGGTAATAAGAGTTAGGTATTTTATGACTTCCTCGTGATACCATTTTTCCTTTCCGTTTTTACCAACACCAATATTTACCACTACCTTTTTAATGCGCGGCACCGCCAAAACATGAGCATACCCAAATTCCTTCTGCATGGCAGGTATAACGTCTTTGGTATATCGTTGTTCTATGGATGTAGTCATAATAGGTCCAATGGTTAGGCGCCGCATTTTTTACATACACGCCGTTTTTCACTTCCTTTTATCTCATAACCGATACGGGTTTTTTTACCGCACACATGACAGATAAGCTGAATATTCGAGACATGCATAGGAGCCGAAAATTCGGCAATTTCCCCTTTTTGTCCGGCACGGCGGGGTTTTACATGACGTTTTCTTGTATTAAGCCCTTCAATGATAATGGTATTATCATCAGGCAATGCACGACTAACAACCCCCGTTTTACCACGCTCTTTTCCCGCTATCACCAATACATTGTCTCCTTTCTTGATTCTCATATCACGCATTAAGAAATGATAATATCTTTACACTACTTCATCTGCCAAAGAAATAATTTTCATATACCCGCGTTCTCTTAATTCCCGCGGTATCGGTCCGAAAATACGCCCTCCACGCGGCTCTTTATCCTGCACGAGTACGGCGGCATTATCATCAAACCGAATATATGATCCATCCACGCGACGAAACGCCTGCGCTTGACGAACAATCACCGCACGCACAATATCTTTTTTCTTTACCGCCTTGCGTGGCTCCGCTATCTTTACTGATGCCACCACAACATCCCCAATGCGGGCATAGCGCCGACGTGTACCTCCCAATATCTTAAACACCTGGATGATACGAGCACCCGAGTTATCAGCAACTTTTAATCGTGTTTCTGGCTGAATCATAATAGAAGGATTAGGTGTTAATTAATCTTTTCGGTTACCCGCCATGATTTATCTTTCGACAATGGGCGTGTTTCTTGAATAATCACCTTATCTCCGACCTTATAATGGTTTTCGGCATCATGTGCTTTAAACTTCTTACTTACCTTGTAGTACTTTCGGTACTTTGGATATTTCGTCAAACGGGTAACACGAACAACTACGGTTTTTTCCATCCGATCCGATACCACCACGCCTCTCAATTTTTTAGGATACGTTGTTTGTTCCATGTTTGTTTATACTCCTTCTTTGATAACGGTCTGAATGCGTGCGATAGTACGACGTAAAGAACGTACATTTTCACCGCTCTTTCCCTTTCCCCCCGCCATACTAAAACGCAGTTTCTGAAGCTCTTCCTGCTTTTCCCTGGCAAGTTTCACAAGATCAGCGGATTTTTTTTCCCGTAACTCCTTTACATTCATACCATAACATTAAAGTTTGGCAACCCTCGAACGAACTTCCCTCTTTGTTTGGAAACTCGTTCGAGGGGCCAAGACCTTATTTAATAATAACTTTTGTTTTAATCGGCAACTTTGCATTCGCCCGATTAAACGCCGCGCGCGCTATATCCTCGGAAACACCGTCTATTTCAAATAGTATTCTTCCCGGACGAACCGGAAACACATAGTGATCAGGAGCACCCTTTCCTCCTCCGAGCGTCGTTTCGGGAGGACGCTTTGTAATGGGCTTGTCGGGAAATATACGGATCCATAATTTACCTCCCCGTTGCATATGACGTGTCATGGCGCGCCTGGCTGATTCAATCTGACGCGAATTAATCCACCGCGGCTCCAATGCTTTAAGCCCGAAAGATCCAAACGCAAGAGTGGTGCCTCGTGTTTCCACGCCGCGTGACCGGCCTCTTTGCCATTTTCTATGTTTTACTTTTTTGGGGACTAACATTATTCTTTCTTATCTTTATCAAAAATATCTCCTCGATAAATCCACACCTTAACGCCGATAGCACCGTAGGGTAATCGCGCCGTGCGGGATGCGTAATCGATATCGGCACGCAATGTCTGAAGCGGAATACGCCCTTTTCTAAGCCATTCGTGACGACCCATTTCAGCTCCGTCGAGGCGTCCCTTTACCGATACCTTCACGCCCTCCACATCTTTTTGGGTCATAACTTTTTCAAGGGTGTTTTTAAGAACACGGCGAAATGACATACGACGCTCTAGCTCCTGAACTACCATTTGGGCCACAATAGATGCACGTGATTCTGGCGACCGTACTTCTTCAATTGTTAATTTCACATTTAATTTACCCTTCTCTTTCTTTTCTATAGCATCAAGTCCGCGACGTTTTTCCACAAGAGCAGAACGAAATTCAACCCTTGCCACAAATGTGCGTATTTTTTCTTTGAGTTTTTCGGCTCCCTCTCCTCCTCTTCCAATAAGAATACCCGGCTGGCTTGTGCTTATAATAATATGGATAATACGCGGAGAGCGTTCGATATCGATGGAATCCACCAAAATACCCTTAAGCTCTTTCCATAAAAACTCCCGAAGAAGTGTATCTACTTTCAGATGCCGGCGATATGCGCGCTTGTCAAACCAGCGTGATCGCCAATCATTTATAATACCTAATCTGAGTCCGTATGGATGAGCAACGTGTGTCATAATATTATTCCTTTTCTCCCAATATAAGTCGGATATGGCTTGTACGCTTACGAAGAACGGTAGCGCGCCCATGCGCGCGCGGCAAGGATCGCTTGAACATCGGTCCGGGATCCACGAAAATTGTTTTTATAAACAACCCTGCTTCCTGTAAACCGGCATTCTTTGCATTACTTACCGCAGAATCAAGCAACTTAGCAAGAATAGGCGCTCCCTTTTTAGGCAGAAGAAAAAGCTGGGTACGCGCCGCCGCGAGCGAAGATCCGCGTACGGCATCAACCACCAACCGCATTTTTTGCGGTGATATGCGTGCATATTTTAGTTGTGCTTTTGCTTCTTTCATAATCTATTTACCGGATTTAGCTCTTACGTCCTGCGCCTTTTGTATTTTTCCGCCATGACGCACAAATTTGCGGGTGGGACTAAATTCTCCCAATCTATGTCCCACCATCTCTTCACTAATAAGCACCGCAATATGATCCTTTCCATTATGCACCCCGAACGTATGGCCAACCATTTCCGGGCTAATCGTACTGTTCCGCGCCCACGTCTTAATAACAGCCTTGGAGCCGGGTGCTATATGAGAAATTTTCTTTAATAATTTCTCATCAATATAAGGACCTTTTTTGATACTTCGTGACATATGGGAATATTATAATTCTGTTATACTGCGGTATGCAGTGTTAGCTTTTTACCTTGTTTCTGAAACTTTGTAAAGCAATTTGGTATTATTTCTTTCTTCGCTGGAGTATAAGTGCGTTTGAATATTTCTTTTTATTACGCGTTTTTACACCGCGAATGCCCTTACCCCATTTATTCTTCGGTCGCTTCATACCGCGCTGTGTCTTACCCTCTCCTCCTCCAAACGGATGATCAACCGGATTCATAGCAGATCCACGTACAGTAGGACGAATACCCAACCATCGGGAACGTCCTGCCTTTCCGAGGGTAACAAACCGATGTTCTTCTCCCGAAAGCTTTCCGATGGACGCCCAGCATGTATTTAAAACCTTTCGTATTTCCTTGGAAGGCATTTTAAGGGATGTATATCCCCCGTCCTGAGCAATTACCTCGGCTCCCACACCTGCCGCCCGTACCATCTTGCCGCCCGTACCCGGTTTCACTTCAATATTGTACACTGACGTTCCCACCGGAACACTTTTTAACATAGTACGATTACCCGGTTTTATTTCTGCCGTTTCGGAAGCTATAATCTGATCGCCAACTTCCGTTTGTTGAGGAAGAAGAATATAGCGCTTTTCTCCATCGGCATAGCACACAAGCGCAATAAAGGTCGTACGATTGGGATCATATTCATTCGAAACAATCCGCGCCGGAATATCATACTTATCCTGATAAAAGTCAATCAGTCGATATAATCGCTTATGACCCCCTCCTTTATGACGCGTTGTTATACGTCCGGCATTATTTCTTCCCACTGCGCGCCGAAAACCAAACGTAAGATTCTTTTCAGGATCTTTTTTTGTAAGGAATGTGCGCTCCATTACCGTCATACCACGCCTTCCCGGTGATGTTGGTTTATACTTTTTCATTATACAATCTCAATCTTATGACCTTCTTGTAAGGTAACCATAGCTTTCTTATATCCGGGATGCCATCCGGTTATACGCCCGCGACGTATGGTATGTCCGGGAACGCGTACCGTGCGAACGGTTTCCACTTCCACTTTGTACATCTTTTCCACCGCACTACGAATCTCTATTTTATTAGCGGCGGTATCCACTTTAAATGTATACGTTCCCTGCTCTCCCAAACGTGCCGCCTTTTCGGTGATAAGAGGAGATTTTAAAACGGTAAAGTCTTTTCGTGCGGGTGCCGCATACTTTACCTCCTTTTTAGTAACGGATTTTTTTGCACCAGAATTATTCTTGGGCTTTTTTTCTTTTCCCAAATCCGTACTTTGCTCCTCTTTTTTTGATCCAAACAGTGCCATAATGTAAGATATAAAACGCTAGGTGAAAGGTATAAAATTATTTTTTATGATAATTCCTCCTATTCCTTAGATTCCGAACGTTCTTTTTTCTTAGTTGCTAATTCCGTAAGCACAGAAAGCGATTCTTTTGGAAGAACCACATATTTGCATGCCAAAATATCTTTCGCATGCAAATTGCGTGCTTCTTCGGATCCCACAAAAGGAATGTTGCGCATTGAACGAATAGTCGCTGCATCGTATGTCGGTAATGCCAAAAGAACACGGCCCCCCTTTTTTCCAATATGCGCCATGTGCTTTTCTGCGCGTAACGCGGTAAACGTTTGAGCGGCGTGTTTCGTGCGTCCCTCCGGAAATGTTAATGTGTCCATTACAATAATCTCTCCATCACGAGCCTTTGCAGAAAGAGACATAAGCAAAGCCTTCTTGCGCATTGTTTTTGTGATATCCTTGGCATAAACCGTGTCTTTAGTAGGTCCATGCGTAACACCTCCGCCAGACCAAATAGGAGATCTGCTTGACCCATGACGCGCACGCCCCGTTCCCTTCTGGCGCCACGGCTTTTTTCCGCCACCGGAAACCTCTCCGCGCCCCTTCGTGTGCGCCAAATTCTGCCTTGCGCGAGATCGCTGTACCACAACAGCCTGATGTACTAAATCCGCATTCCATGCAACACCAAATACCGCCTCCGGTAACGCCACCGTGCCGATATTTTTGCCTTCCATGTTGTATACGTTGGTTTCCATATATGTCATTATGTGCGAATTTCCACAACACTCCCCCGATTTCCGGGAATACCTCCTTTTATAGCAATCATATGCTCCTCAGGGAATATCTTCACTACCCTCGTACCACCTATAGTGACGCGGTCCGATCCCATACGTCCTGCCATTTTCTGACCTTTCAGAACTTTTTGTACACCTCCTGCGCCAATCGATCCCGGTTGTCTGTGAGCATGTTTCGTTCCGTGAGTTTTTGAAGCTCCATGAAATCCATGACGCTTTACGCCTCCCTGAAATCCTTTTCCTTTTGATATGGCACTAATGGTTATCTTTTCTCCCTCCTCGAAAGAAGAAACATCTATCATATCCCCTACGGCAAACGTAATTTCCCGTTTGCGTCCCGGCTTATCAGCACGAAACTCACGCGTAGCTTTTCCGGCACGAACCTGCACAGCCTCATACCCATCTTTTTCTTTTGTGCGTAGGGCAGTAACCTCATTTGGTACAACGCGAACAAGCGTAGCGGAATGCGCCCGACCATCGTCGGTAAATACTTGTGTCATTTCCCATTTTGTACCCAAAAGTATTTTCATAATAGTAGAGGTAAAACGAATGCCGTAATCACTTTCGCTTACATGCGTATGTTTGTAACAAAACGACCGGAGATGTCCGGTCGTTCGGGACAATCCACTTTCCTTTAGTCTAGTGGGACGGGACAGTATGCCGCAATGCGGCACTTATCCCATCTTTATTTCAATATCAACTCCTGCGGGTAAGTTTAAATTCGTAAGCGCGTCGATAATCTTCGGTACGGGATTCAATATATCGATAAGACGCTTATGCACGCGCATTTCGAACTGTTCCCGTGCATTTTTGTGAACAAACGTCGAACGATTAACCGTATATTTGCGCACCTCGGTAGGAAGAGGAAGAGGACCTGCCACTTCTGCTCCATATCGCGTTGCGGTATCTACGATCTGCCGTAAGCTCGAGTCAATAATCTTATGATCATATCCTCTAATACGAATACGGAGCCGCTGTTTGTCATCTTCGCGCTTTACTGCCATAAATATAATCTATTTATCTATTTTTGTTACTACACCGGCACCCACTGTATGTCCTCCCTCTCGAATTGCGAATCGCTGTTTTTCTTCAAGAGCAATCGGGGAAATAAGTTTTACCTTAAATGTTATCGTATCTCCGGGCATAACCATTTCCGTGCCTTCCGGCAAAGTTACGTCTCCCGTTACGTCTGTGGTACGAATGTAAAACTGTGGCTTGTATCCGTTGAAGAACGGTGTATGACGACCTCCTTCTTCTTTGGTAAGAATATATACCTCCGCATCAAATTCAGTGTGTGGCGTAATACTACCCGGCTTTGCAAGTACTTGTCCGCGCTCTACATCTTCCTTTTTAAGACCGCGCAAAAGAAGACCCGTGTTATCTCCCGCAATACCCTCATCAAGAGATTTGTTAAACATCTCAATACCGGTAACAACCGTCTTTTGTGTCGGACGAATACCAACAATTTCGATTTCTTCGTTTACCTTTACTTTCCCACGCTCAACACGACCCGTACATACCGTACCGCGTCCTTCAATGGAGAATACATCCTCCACCGGCATAAGAAACGGCTTTTCCGTTTCGCGTACCGGTTCCGGAATATATTCATCAAGCGTTTTGATAAGCTCAAGTACCTTCTGTACATATTCATCATCCACAGAAGTTGCTTCAAGTGCCTTCAGACCAGATCCGCGAATAACCGGCGTTGTGTCTCCAGGAAATTCATATTTTGTGAGCAATTCCCGTATTTCCTCTTCTACGAGATCTATTAATTCCGGATCGGAAACCATATCCACCTTATTAATAAACACCACAATGGACGGCACACCAACCTGACGCGCTAAAAGAATATGCTCACGAGTTTGCGGCATAGGACCATCCACAGCAGATACCACTAAGACAGCTCCGTCCATTTGGGCCGCTCCGGTAATCATGTTCTTAATATAATCAGCGTGTCCCGGTGCATCAATATGCGCATAGTGACGTGTTGCCGATTCATATTCGGAGTGATGGAGCGCAATGGTAATACCGCGCTTTTTTTCCTCCGGCGCCTTGTCAATCTCATCAATTTTCTCAAGCTTAACCTTCTGTCCGTCAAGATTAAGAGAATGCAAAATTGCCGCGGTTAGCGTTGTTTTTCCATGATCCACGTGACCAATGGTACCTACATTAACGTGAGGTTTTGACCTCTCAAATTTTTCTGCTGCCATATAGCTAAAATCTAGTATTTATAATAAATTTATATTTTCACGCGTAGGTACCGTATCATACCGTGGCGTATAAAGTCAAATGTTATAATGGCAGATCCTCGAGATGAATCTCGTCCTCCAGAGGGATGGATGCGAGACCCGCCCCCAATATACCTGGAGAGACTACAGAAAAAACATCGTCGGCTTTCTGTACCGGCTCGCTTTCCCCCTCTTTGGATATCTGATGCATTTCCGCCTTGAAATTCTCCGTAGAATCATCAGCATCAGTAAGATTCATACTATCAAACACTTCGTATGCTTGCAAGCGGTTAGAGTCTTCCCCCGTAAGCTCCTCATAATGACGTGCCGCCATAATCACAAAGTCCTCCCCGCGCTCGTTTGTATAGCGCATGGGTGGCCGCTTCACGTGCCAGGTATCGTCTGTTTTATCTAAAAATTGCCCGAGCTTCGTAAACATTTCTATAATGTACATCAAACAAAAAGATTTGACAATACTGTTTTATGTAGTAAAAAATCCTCACTTAAACGTGAGGATTTTTTACATATGCATTCCTTCTTACTTTTTACCTTCGCGGATCTGTTCGGCAATATGCGTAGGCACTTCCTCAAAATGGGAAAATTCCATGGAAGAACTCGCACGTCCTTCCGTCATGGAACGAAGATTCGTTGTATAACCGAACATTTCGGAGAGCGGCACATTTGCCGTTATTACTTTCACATTCGGACGATCCGCCATTTCATCAATACGTCCACGCTTTGCATTCAGATCTCCCGTAACGTCCCCCATGAATTTATCCGGTGTTGTTACCTCCACCTTCATAATCGGCTCTAATAATACAGGATTTGCCTGTTTTACCACTTCCTGAAATGCCATGGATCCCGCTATTTTAAATGCTCCTTCCGAAGAGTCCACTTCATGGAACGAACCGTCATAAAGAATAACTTTTACATCAATTAACGGATATCCCGCAATTACACCTTTATCCGCCGCCTCCCTGATTCCTTTTTCCACCGCCGGGATGTACTCACGCGGTATGGATCCTCCCTTGATACTGTTTTCAAATACGACTCCCGCTCCCCGCTCTAAAGGTTCAATGCGAAGCTTAACGTGTCCGTATTGTCCACGACCACCCGACTGACGAATGTACTTCCCTTCCGCTTCGGCTCCCTTTTTAACAGTTTCTTTGTATGCAACTCGTGGCTGTCCTACATTGGTGGCTACATTAAATTCCCGCTTCATGCGATCCACTAAAATCTCAAGATGCAACTCACCCATACCGGAAATAATAGTTTCCATTGTTTCGGTATCGGTATGTACCTGAAATGTTGGATCTTCCTCGGAAAGACGCTTAAGAGCAATACCCATTTTTTCCTGATCAGCTTTTGTTTTCGGCTCCACGCGAAGCGAAATAACAGGTGCTGAAAAATTAATTTTTTCTAAAATAATGGGGTGGTCCGGATCCGAAAGCGTGTCTCCCGTGGTTGTATTTTTAAGTCCTACCATAGCGCCAATTTCTCCGGCATAAATCTCCTTCACTTCCTCACGGTCATTGGCATGCATACGAAGAATACGCCCTACACGCTCTTTCTCTCCTTTTGTCGCATTATAGACATATGACCCCGCCTGAAGAACTCCGGAATATACTCGGAAATAAGTAAGCTGTCCTACATACGGATCAGTTTGTAATTTAAAAGCGAGCGCTGAAAACGATTCTTCATCATCCGCTTTACGTGTTATCTCCTCTTCCGTTTTTGGATCAATCCCAACAACAGGAGGCACATCGAGCGGACTTGGTAAATAATCCACCACCGCGTCCAACAACATCTGAACGCCTTTATTTTTAAGAGCGGTGCCACAAAAAACAGGCACCAACGTATAGGCAAGCGTTCCCTTTCTGATACCAGCGCGTAATTCTTCTTCGGTAATTTCACCTC
This window of the Candidatus Ryanbacteria bacterium CG10_big_fil_rev_8_21_14_0_10_43_42 genome carries:
- a CDS encoding 50S ribosomal protein L18, yielding MNNQTNKRIHRHKRVRATVRGISSRPRLSVYRSNRSLYVQLIDDGAGKTLMAAHSRDGVSAKTKTDRAGEVGRIIAEKAKKHNITHVVFDRGGYRYHGRIKAVADAARAAGLVF
- a CDS encoding 50S ribosomal protein L6 → MPRLAVKPIKIPEGITISLSEGVLLVKGPKGELTRAIPSEVRVDIMDDTRELSVVLVENTKQGRSLVGTIYMLVRNMIYGVKDGFSKILDIEGVGYRAAMEGSDLVLALGFSHPVRFVPPEGIDITAEKNSIEVKGINKETVGQVAAIIRSYRPPEPYKGKGVRYRGEYIRRKAGKKTGVG
- a CDS encoding 30S ribosomal protein S8 → MMVIDPIADMLVRIRNAQAVQKKTVTIPFSKFKGEVLRVMKEIGFVEDIVKRGRKTKRVAEVLLSYDAQGRGKINGATRVSKQSQRMYWKAEDMHPSRKGIAGTFIVSTSRGVMSSRVARQMSIGGEVICEVW
- a CDS encoding type Z 30S ribosomal protein S14 translates to MAKTSVIARSEKRPKFVTRIVRRCFRCGRKHGYMREFDLCRICFRELASRGEIPGVKKSSW
- a CDS encoding 50S ribosomal protein L24 codes for the protein MRIKKGDNVLVIAGKERGKTGVVSRALPDDNTIIIEGLNTRKRHVKPRRAGQKGEIAEFSAPMHVSNIQLICHVCGKKTRIGYEIKGSEKRRVCKKCGA
- a CDS encoding 50S ribosomal protein L14 is translated as MIQPETRLKVADNSGARIIQVFKILGGTRRRYARIGDVVVASVKIAEPRKAVKKKDIVRAVIVRQAQAFRRVDGSYIRFDDNAAVLVQDKEPRGGRIFGPIPRELRERGYMKIISLADEVV
- the rpsQ gene encoding 30S ribosomal protein S17; translated protein: MEQTTYPKKLRGVVVSDRMEKTVVVRVTRLTKYPKYRKYYKVSKKFKAHDAENHYKVGDKVIIQETRPLSKDKSWRVTEKIN
- the rpmC gene encoding 50S ribosomal protein L29, with protein sequence MNVKELREKKSADLVKLAREKQEELQKLRFSMAGGKGKSGENVRSLRRTIARIQTVIKEGV
- a CDS encoding 50S ribosomal protein L16, with protein sequence MLVPKKVKHRKWQRGRSRGVETRGTTLAFGSFGLKALEPRWINSRQIESARRAMTRHMQRGGKLWIRIFPDKPITKRPPETTLGGGKGAPDHYVFPVRPGRILFEIDGVSEDIARAAFNRANAKLPIKTKVIIK
- the rpsC gene encoding 30S ribosomal protein S3; its protein translation is MTHVAHPYGLRLGIINDWRSRWFDKRAYRRHLKVDTLLREFLWKELKGILVDSIDIERSPRIIHIIISTSQPGILIGRGGEGAEKLKEKIRTFVARVEFRSALVEKRRGLDAIEKKEKGKLNVKLTIEEVRSPESRASIVAQMVVQELERRMSFRRVLKNTLEKVMTQKDVEGVKVSVKGRLDGAEMGRHEWLRKGRIPLQTLRADIDYASRTARLPYGAIGVKVWIYRGDIFDKDKKE
- a CDS encoding 50S ribosomal protein L22, with amino-acid sequence MKEAKAQLKYARISPQKMRLVVDAVRGSSLAAARTQLFLLPKKGAPILAKLLDSAVSNAKNAGLQEAGLFIKTIFVDPGPMFKRSLPRAHGRATVLRKRTSHIRLILGEKE
- a CDS encoding 30S ribosomal protein S19 yields the protein MSRSIKKGPYIDEKLLKKISHIAPGSKAVIKTWARNSTISPEMVGHTFGVHNGKDHIAVLISEEMVGHRLGEFSPTRKFVRHGGKIQKAQDVRAKSGK
- a CDS encoding 50S ribosomal protein L2 produces the protein MKKYKPTSPGRRGMTVMERTFLTKKDPEKNLTFGFRRAVGRNNAGRITTRHKGGGHKRLYRLIDFYQDKYDIPARIVSNEYDPNRTTFIALVCYADGEKRYILLPQQTEVGDQIIASETAEIKPGNRTMLKSVPVGTSVYNIEVKPGTGGKMVRAAGVGAEVIAQDGGYTSLKMPSKEIRKVLNTCWASIGKLSGEEHRFVTLGKAGRSRWLGIRPTVRGSAMNPVDHPFGGGEGKTQRGMKRPKNKWGKGIRGVKTRNKKKYSNALILQRRKK
- a CDS encoding 50S ribosomal protein L23, which codes for MALFGSKKEEQSTDLGKEKKPKNNSGAKKSVTKKEVKYAAPARKDFTVLKSPLITEKAARLGEQGTYTFKVDTAANKIEIRSAVEKMYKVEVETVRTVRVPGHTIRRGRITGWHPGYKKAMVTLQEGHKIEIV
- a CDS encoding 50S ribosomal protein L4, whose product is MTYMETNVYNMEGKNIGTVALPEAVFGVAWNADLVHQAVVVQRSRARQNLAHTKGRGEVSGGGKKPWRQKGTGRARHGSSRSPIWSGGGVTHGPTKDTVYAKDITKTMRKKALLMSLSAKARDGEIIVMDTLTFPEGRTKHAAQTFTALRAEKHMAHIGKKGGRVLLALPTYDAATIRSMRNIPFVGSEEARNLHAKDILACKYVVLPKESLSVLTELATKKKERSESKE
- the rplC gene encoding 50S ribosomal protein L3; the protein is MMKILLGTKWEMTQVFTDDGRAHSATLVRVVPNEVTALRTKEKDGYEAVQVRAGKATREFRADKPGRKREITFAVGDMIDVSSFEEGEKITISAISKGKGFQGGVKRHGFHGASKTHGTKHAHRQPGSIGAGGVQKVLKGQKMAGRMGSDRVTIGGTRVVKIFPEEHMIAIKGGIPGNRGSVVEIRT
- a CDS encoding 30S ribosomal protein S10: MAVKREDDKQRLRIRIRGYDHKIIDSSLRQIVDTATRYGAEVAGPLPLPTEVRKYTVNRSTFVHKNAREQFEMRVHKRLIDILNPVPKIIDALTNLNLPAGVDIEIKMG
- the tuf gene encoding elongation factor Tu, yielding MAAEKFERSKPHVNVGTIGHVDHGKTTLTAAILHSLNLDGQKVKLEKIDEIDKAPEEKKRGITIALHHSEYESATRHYAHIDAPGHADYIKNMITGAAQMDGAVLVVSAVDGPMPQTREHILLARQVGVPSIVVFINKVDMVSDPELIDLVEEEIRELLTKYEFPGDTTPVIRGSGLKALEATSVDDEYVQKVLELIKTLDEYIPEPVRETEKPFLMPVEDVFSIEGRGTVCTGRVERGKVKVNEEIEIVGIRPTQKTVVTGIEMFNKSLDEGIAGDNTGLLLRGLKKEDVERGQVLAKPGSITPHTEFDAEVYILTKEEGGRHTPFFNGYKPQFYIRTTDVTGDVTLPEGTEMVMPGDTITFKVKLISPIALEEKQRFAIREGGHTVGAGVVTKIDK
- the fusA gene encoding elongation factor G, whose product is MARQYPLEKVRDFGIIAHIDAGKTTVTERVLFYTGVSHKIGEVHEGAAIMDWMEQEQERGITITSAATTCFWKRTYAPDGGEYRFNIIDTPGHVDFTAEVERSLRVLDGGVVVFDGVAGVEPQSETVWRQADKYHVPRICFINKLDRMGANFVQSYQSILERLTPNAIPAMLPMGLEADFEGVIDLVRMKAVRFSGGHGEKIEVSDIPDNMKAEAEEARANLLEKVAEVDDDLTEKYLEGGEITEEELRAGIRKGTLAYTLVPVFCGTALKNKGVQMLLDAVVDYLPSPLDVPPVVGIDPKTEEEITRKADDEESFSALAFKLQTDPYVGQLTYFRVYSGVLQAGSYVYNATKGEKERVGRILRMHANDREEVKEIYAGEIGAMVGLKNTTTGDTLSDPDHPIILEKINFSAPVISLRVEPKTKADQEKMGIALKRLSEEDPTFQVHTDTETMETIISGMGELHLEILVDRMKREFNVATNVGQPRVAYKETVKKGAEAEGKYIRQSGGRGQYGHVKLRIEPLERGAGVVFENSIKGGSIPREYIPAVEKGIREAADKGVIAGYPLIDVKVILYDGSFHEVDSSEGAFKIAGSMAFQEVVKQANPVLLEPIMKVEVTTPDKFMGDVTGDLNAKRGRIDEMADRPNVKVITANVPLSEMFGYTTNLRSMTEGRASSSMEFSHFEEVPTHIAEQIREGKK